A genomic region of bacterium contains the following coding sequences:
- a CDS encoding VWA domain-containing protein: MSDFQFAEAHWIHAIWAVLAFGLLLFWLERRAGSALDRLLSPLLQSRLVTRALLGQRLVRACLLTLAAIFAVLALMRPQWGVQYISTPRYSAELMICLDVSRSMLAEDAVPNRLERAKAEIRDLLPYLEGDHVGLIAFAGRASVVAPLTPDFGFLRLVLDGIGPTSVSRGGTRLEEPIRRALAGFRASGDISRSILLITDGEDQDSFPLEAAREAGERGISIIAIGFGSETGSTIPITDPKTGAQTLVRDSDGRNVISRLDGETLREIALLTGGAYVPAGTGVLDLESIYERHIQALLRGRIDDRGRAVRQEGFQWALLASLLCLLASVLATSSFARAGPKSGALDSTPLLLVLGLLLSAPAVNAQEIPADPNAPPGRIPELAAPRPMEAEPQKPREVYNRALEQLDRGELDESESALQEARTRAGTDGELRYRAAYTLGYVAAARADAQLESKPQEALTSLYTAADWYRDAVRLRPEDVEARKSLEVVLKRVLVLADSLRDPEDKKLENLLDALIVAQRETVGLLRGLLERAQADPELVSGDALRSAFRTLSATQRQTLSDGDALADRADEERAALAEKPQEELAAEEGIRLAQLEQLMHYLLRGRERMGQARRELRQKRAERAYRRGAAALTELKRARDQLDDPLAVLDAVIRDAAELAAYTQTLLSLQSATGLSEDPSAPRETPAWLTQRYLLESQQGVGLRTRELHSRLSAGIPSVEARTQQEPDPEAERFLKSLKEAEPLIDQGGLAFERADTAFEVLDTEAAASEQSVAIMALIEARERFLDIRGLIDVAHGGQRRIGAVLSPERDFSREQLAEFYPVLRSAQGKNLERADHMGALIDEQIEADAQKTADDLANEDRSKQLELARSILALADDAMHRIHDQLPDPNASRPQAPDVAGLREQNERAVESLEALRRIFFSVVEHLRETAESQQRLNDETEEIAALGVDPNSPPQVEPLLPRQETLAKRADEIATALEEQSRQDPEALVDPGAAALGPDAEAQGEADRLRRAAELVLESSTAMGDAKAKLGLAPPELDPAREQQDQALQGLLQALALLQPPSQEQQEQQEQEQGEGEQEQNASEPEAGEPEESPADPGQLLQSVRDREAERREQREQRRRAGYDTVEKDW; encoded by the coding sequence GTGAGCGACTTCCAGTTCGCCGAAGCGCATTGGATCCACGCGATCTGGGCCGTCCTGGCTTTCGGTCTCCTGCTGTTCTGGTTGGAGCGACGCGCGGGCAGCGCACTCGATCGCCTGCTTTCACCACTTCTGCAGTCCAGACTCGTGACACGCGCGTTGCTGGGACAGCGTCTGGTGCGCGCTTGTCTGCTGACGCTCGCTGCGATCTTTGCCGTCCTGGCGCTGATGCGACCGCAATGGGGAGTGCAGTACATCTCGACACCGCGCTACAGCGCGGAACTGATGATCTGCCTGGATGTCTCCCGGTCGATGCTCGCAGAAGACGCGGTGCCGAACCGACTCGAACGTGCGAAGGCCGAGATTCGCGATCTACTTCCCTATCTGGAAGGTGACCACGTGGGGCTGATCGCCTTTGCCGGTCGCGCGAGCGTGGTCGCACCCCTGACACCCGACTTCGGTTTCCTGCGACTCGTTCTGGACGGTATCGGCCCCACAAGTGTCTCGCGCGGGGGAACGCGTCTTGAAGAACCGATTCGCCGGGCGCTCGCCGGTTTCAGGGCCAGCGGCGATATTTCCCGCAGCATTCTCTTGATCACCGACGGTGAAGACCAGGATTCCTTCCCGCTGGAGGCCGCGCGCGAAGCCGGGGAGCGCGGCATCTCGATCATCGCGATCGGATTCGGCTCGGAAACGGGTTCTACGATTCCGATCACCGATCCCAAGACCGGCGCGCAGACCCTGGTTCGCGACTCCGACGGTCGAAACGTCATCTCGCGGCTCGACGGCGAGACTCTTCGCGAGATTGCGCTGCTGACCGGCGGGGCCTACGTGCCCGCGGGAACCGGCGTCCTGGATCTGGAGTCGATCTACGAACGCCATATTCAGGCACTTCTACGCGGCCGGATCGACGATCGCGGTCGCGCGGTGCGACAGGAAGGTTTCCAATGGGCTCTGCTTGCAAGTCTGCTCTGTCTGCTGGCGAGCGTACTTGCAACCTCGAGCTTCGCCCGAGCCGGCCCGAAGAGTGGGGCGCTGGATTCTACACCTTTGTTGTTGGTGCTCGGGTTGCTCCTTTCCGCACCGGCCGTCAACGCGCAAGAGATCCCGGCGGATCCGAACGCGCCGCCCGGTCGTATTCCCGAGCTTGCCGCTCCGCGTCCCATGGAAGCCGAACCGCAAAAGCCGCGCGAGGTCTACAACCGGGCGCTGGAACAACTGGATCGTGGAGAGCTGGACGAATCTGAATCTGCTCTTCAAGAAGCGCGCACGCGCGCCGGTACCGACGGTGAACTGCGCTATCGAGCGGCCTACACCCTGGGGTACGTCGCCGCTGCGCGCGCCGATGCACAGCTCGAAAGCAAACCGCAGGAAGCTCTGACCAGCCTCTACACAGCTGCTGACTGGTATCGCGATGCAGTTCGCCTGCGACCAGAAGATGTTGAAGCGCGCAAGAGTCTCGAGGTCGTACTGAAGCGCGTCCTCGTACTCGCCGATTCACTACGCGATCCCGAAGACAAGAAACTGGAAAACCTGCTCGACGCGCTCATCGTCGCGCAGCGTGAAACCGTAGGCCTGCTTCGTGGACTGCTCGAGCGCGCCCAGGCAGACCCCGAACTCGTTTCGGGCGATGCTTTGCGCAGTGCATTTCGCACTCTCTCGGCAACCCAACGGCAGACGCTCTCCGATGGAGACGCACTGGCCGATCGAGCGGATGAAGAGCGTGCGGCACTCGCCGAGAAGCCGCAGGAAGAACTCGCGGCCGAAGAGGGAATTCGTTTAGCTCAACTCGAACAGCTCATGCACTACCTTCTGCGCGGACGCGAGCGCATGGGACAGGCGCGGCGAGAGCTGCGACAGAAACGAGCGGAGCGGGCCTACCGGAGGGGCGCCGCTGCACTCACCGAGTTGAAGCGCGCTCGCGACCAGCTGGACGATCCCCTGGCCGTACTCGACGCTGTGATACGCGATGCCGCGGAGCTGGCCGCGTACACCCAGACACTGCTGTCCCTGCAATCGGCGACCGGTCTGAGTGAGGACCCGTCCGCGCCCCGCGAGACACCGGCCTGGCTCACCCAGAGGTACCTCCTGGAGTCTCAGCAGGGAGTGGGCTTGCGCACTCGCGAGCTGCACTCTCGCCTGTCTGCGGGAATACCGAGCGTGGAAGCTCGGACCCAGCAGGAACCCGATCCCGAGGCCGAGCGTTTTCTGAAGAGCTTGAAAGAAGCGGAGCCGCTGATCGACCAGGGCGGGTTGGCCTTCGAGCGCGCCGACACAGCGTTTGAGGTTTTGGATACGGAGGCGGCCGCGAGCGAGCAGAGTGTGGCAATCATGGCATTGATCGAAGCGCGCGAGCGCTTCCTGGATATTCGCGGCTTGATCGATGTAGCCCACGGCGGTCAGAGGCGCATAGGGGCGGTTCTCTCCCCGGAGCGGGATTTTTCTCGAGAACAGCTCGCGGAGTTCTATCCCGTGTTGAGAAGTGCACAGGGGAAGAATCTGGAACGCGCCGATCACATGGGCGCTCTGATCGATGAACAGATCGAAGCAGACGCGCAGAAGACGGCTGACGATCTGGCGAACGAAGACCGGAGCAAGCAACTCGAACTCGCCAGGTCGATCCTGGCTCTCGCCGACGATGCGATGCACCGCATCCACGACCAGCTACCCGACCCGAACGCGTCCCGTCCGCAGGCACCCGACGTCGCGGGTCTGCGTGAGCAGAACGAACGCGCGGTCGAGAGCCTGGAGGCTCTTCGCCGGATCTTCTTCTCTGTGGTCGAGCATCTGCGCGAGACCGCGGAGAGCCAGCAACGGCTGAACGATGAGACGGAGGAAATCGCAGCTCTGGGGGTCGACCCCAACTCGCCGCCGCAGGTCGAGCCGCTGCTTCCCCGCCAGGAAACTCTCGCGAAGCGCGCCGACGAAATCGCCACGGCCCTCGAGGAGCAGTCTCGACAGGATCCCGAGGCGCTCGTCGACCCCGGCGCCGCCGCACTTGGACCCGACGCCGAAGCTCAGGGTGAAGCAGATCGGTTGCGACGCGCCGCTGAACTCGTGCTGGAGTCGAGCACGGCGATGGGCGATGCAAAGGCCAAGTTGGGATTGGCGCCGCCCGAACTGGATCCTGCACGCGAGCAACAGGATCAGGCCCTGCAAGGTCTCCTGCAGGCGCTGGCTCTCTTGCAACCGCCCTCGCAAGAACAGCAAGAGCAGCAGGAACAAGAGCAAGGAGAGGGCGAGCAAGAGCAGAACGCCAGTGAGCCCGAGGCCGGTGAGCCCGAAGAGTCTCCCGCCGATCCCGGTCAGCTCCTGCAATCGGTCAGGGATCGCGAGGCCGAGCGCCGAGAGCAGCGCGAGCAGCGCCGCAGGGCCGGCTACGATACGGTGGAGAAGGACTGGTGA